The DNA sequence ACCAAAAAGAATTAGCTAGTTTGATGTCAAGCAAAACTTGCAAGTGGCCCATTCCAGACAACATTCATCCTCTTTCGCTAATAAGCTGTCTCTGGCCCTGCCGTGATTTAATGACATGTTTATATAAAATCAACGCTTTGTACACCCGACTACATAAACTtctaccacccccccccccctccccccgcaaAACCTATCGCTGTTACCTACGCATATACATCCCCATAATAAACCCATCCAACCCTCCCACTTTCACTCACGCGACCCCAACCAGTCTTCTCATTTTCTTATCCTCTTCCCATATTATCATCCCTCTAAAAATATCCCCAAATCTCCCTTCCTGCACCTCTTGATAGTAGCCCATAAGCCTGAAATGCCCCACGGGCAAATCAGCCTCCGAGTTCCAGGGCAGCACCTTCCCTTTGTACGTCCTGGCCAAGTCCTACTGAGCCAGCTCCCTCagtttccccttctcctcatcactaAGAAGTTCAAACCAGTGCTGAAAGTTCGCCGTGTTTTCCTGCGCCGCCTTGACAAAGAACACCCTCAGGTACTCACCCGTCTCGTCGTTGCGTACCTTGTCGCCAAAGTCAAAGTTGCCCGCAGAGACGGCAGCGCCGAGGTTGACCAAGTCGTTGGTCTCATCCTCCCAGCCCTCGGACCCGTCGTCCGAGTCGAGGTCTGCAAACTGGGACGCCGCCGCAGCTGCTACCTTggaggctggctgggctcCTGACGCGGTGACGAGGTCGtcgacgaggagcttgaggatcTTGAGCGGGGCAGGGATGATGGTGTATTGATCAGGCTCTGCTGGTTACGTAAGCTTTTATCACAGACatgggagagagggggagggtgaactTACGCAACTTGGTCTGGGATCGTGTCCTAATGCGGTTGCCCTCGGGAATGATGAGTTGGCCCCTGACCTGAACCTGCGCGACGCGGGGGTCGTTGAGGGCGTAGACCttggagagggcgatgatGCTGTGACATGTCAGTATTTGTCTTTTGATGCGTCTTCAAGAATGTACTCACTTTCTCGCAGTCTCCTCATACCCCACAAAGTTGACCGAGTTCTCCAACCACTTGGTCAGCACAACCTGCAGGCCATTCTGCCCGTTTatgttgatgctgctcaAGAACTCCACAACATCGTGAGCGCCCACCTCGGAAAGGCGAGCAAAGACCAGGATCAGAGACTGTATCAGACCAACATTCTGAGCGCTGTCGAGACGCTGCGCAACAGCCTGCAAAAGCTGTTGCAAAAAGGGACCAAGCCTCTCTTGGCCAGCCTTTTCGACGAGTtcggcagcaacaccaccaacttcaGCGGCGGCATTATCCTCCAAGTTTTGACCAAGGAGACGGTCGATAATGTGGAGACAGACCTCCAACCCAGAACGGCCGTTTTCGTCTTGGTAGTTAAACATCTGCTGATGGTCGTGTTGGAGCATGTATTTGACAGCTTCGGCAGCCGGCCTAAGAACCTCAGCTTCGTCAGAAGACATAAGCAACCGATTGACCTTGGGAAGAACCGTGGCAACCAAGCCGGCGGGCAGCGGCTCAACACCAAAGTTGAGGAGAACGGCGAGAATCTCGGCCGCAATCGTAACCAGCGGCTCATCCTGAGTGAGATTGGCAACGTCAAAGGTGCTAGTGATAGAGGGCAGAGCCTTGCTGCAGAGGGCGGTATAGAGAGCTGGGTCTTCAATCTGTTGAATCCTCTCGGCAAGCTCGTAGAAAATATCGTTGACGAGGCCATCGACTTGAAGGTTGGCAGCACCATGCTTCACgaccaagaacaccaagtCGAGCGCCTTGCTCTCGGGCGAGAGGACAATACGATAGTCCATCTTGAACGCTGACCTAAGCGTGTCGAGGAGAGTGACAAGAAGatcctcggcatcgtcaaGATCGCTCATATCCTTGGATTCGAGGAATTGCTGGATAGCGACGATAATGGGCACTTGCGCTTCAATGGGAGCGCCACCGATAATGAAGCCTTCGACTGCCTTGACACAAGCTACCTGCACAAGCTCAGACTCGTCCTGGTTCATAGCGGTCATGACGGCGTCCAGCAAACCAAGAGCTGGCTCAAATGTCCTGGCCAAGGCACCAGCAACCAGATAGCCTCTAGCGCGCAACATGGGCAGGTCCTGCCTGCGAATGGCGTAGTTGACAAGCTCCAGCCAGGCGTGGGACATGTCCAGTGGGATGTTCTTTTCGCAGTCATAAAAAtcgttgaagagggagatgaaCAGGAAAAGAGCCGCCTCCTGCTTCTGCCAGCTTGGGTGCTCTCCCACGAAGAGTGTCTTGGTAAACGCATACAGCCCAACGAAGGCGTCCTCGCCCATCCACTCACCCATCTTGATGAGCAGGTCACCGCAGGCGGTTCTGGCCGTGTAGTTTGAGGACACGGACGTCTCCTCGGCAAGGTAGAGAGAAACATCAAGCTCCCAgaggccctcctcctcttggctGACCTGCCCGTACCTGACGAGGATCTCCATGAGTTCCAGAACCCAAGGCGTGTTGTGTACCGATCCGTGACTGGCAATCTCAGCCTCCAGCGACTTTGCCACAGGGCTTGCCCGCATGCACTGGTTAAGGAAGTCCAGCTCATCCAACACCAGGACGTCGACCGAATACGGAAGGCCATCTGTGTCTTCCAAGCGGCTCTGCGAATCGCTAGTAACATAGAGTGCTTCGTACACAGGTCCCAACCGCTTCAGCTCCTGCCATGTTACCGTGAAGAACTTGGGGCTCTGAGGCAAGAGAAGAGAACCAAATAcggtcttgatcttgatcAGAGTCTTGAGGACCTGGATCTTGAGCGCAACTGGGCCGTACCACTCCTCCGGTTGGTTATCCGCATTGGCAACATCTGGAAGCGGGCTGGAGACGACCTGCTCCATGAATGGAAGCCACCCAGACAAGACTTCATCGGCGAAGGCTTTAACCTCCTTCTTGTGGCCATCCTTCACAACTTCCATCAGGTCGAAGCAGGCGCGCAAGACAGCGACAGCCAGCGCACGATGCTGAGACTTGCGGTTTACGTTCAAGGCCACCTCGTAGCATGCCGTAATAATGTCGCGGGCCAAGCTAAAGAATTGCTCATCGGTGATGGCCTCCTCTACAAGGTCCTGCAAAATTCGAAGAGCGCCATGGAGCTGAGCATCGTTGCCAGTGGGCATAATACCCAGTACGGTGGGCAGGAGGTTGGGCCAGTTGTGTGGGAAGTCGGCGACGGCGATCTTCGAAATAAGAAGACTGTTACACAAGGGGTGTTAGCTCCTCCTTCCCTGTTCTCCAACAGCTAGCATCCTTGCCCGTGGAGGGGTCTTGTGTCTTGTTTTACCTGGCCgagaccttgaccttgcgcTCATCCTGCTCATCCTCGGGAGCTatggcgaggttgagaatAGTAGTCTTCAAATACTCTTTGGTCTCGTCGGAAATGGGCACATGGTCCGGATCATTGCCCTCGGGTTGCCAGTTCTTCTCAACAAATCTGCGGAGGGCACTCAGGGATGCCTGTCGGATTCCGACCGCGAGCTGCTGTGATAGGCCGATGCGTGTGAGTGCTAGAGGAAAGTCGGGGTTCCTTTGGGCATGTTGGAGTTCGAGCTCGGCCTGTTTTCGAGGCGCTTCTTGGGGCTTTTGCGTGTCGACAAGGACCCGGACGAGATGGGCGTCCATGGTAGACGGCTGGAGCTCGGAATAATAATTCGCGGGGAATTGGGGGGGTTACGCCGTATTCGATAAGAGCTGTCAcagctggtgttgttgtataAGAGTAGACAGGATCTTGCTGTCCACGTTTTCGGAATACTTTTAGGCAACTCTGAACGACACAGTGAGCTGCTGTCAGAACGTGACGGGACTGTCTCGAAATATCAGAATAGCGGTGTTATCCGAAGGTGGGGTTGCATTTCAGAAGACTgacgcctcctccaaaatctcGAGTGGAGCGCTGGACCTCGAAGCTTAAGAGGTTAATTGGCAGAGCAGGGGCACGCGCCAGACGTGGGGAAGGCGGACAGAATAGTCCAGCTTTTCCCCGCCCAGTAACTCTCTTTCTTGTACAAGCTACCGGTCACATGCTTTGGCGTTGCGGAATGCACGACTCGTCGCGTCTCCCACCAAACAATGGAAACCCCTCCATTCGCTCTCGTATAAGCATCAGAACCAGattcaacaacagccacagcGCTTAGTGTCAAATCCCCGAATACATCACGTCTCATCATATACCCTGAAGCCCAAAATAACCTCCTTTCATGGTCACCATGGCCGACGaatcctccttcctccccataGACCAAtcccacatcctcctcacatcattcaacaccttcctcaccgtCGCCATCCACAACATCCTCTTCTACCGCCGTCTCTACCCCCCCGAAACCTTCCTCTCGGCCCGCGCCTACAACCTCCCCGTCCACCAAAACCGTCACCCAAAAGTATGCACCTGGATCACCGACGCCGTCTCCTCCGTCGCCGCCCAGCTATCATCAGGCAAAGTCTACCTCATAGCAGTAGTAATCCACTCCCCTCTCGaccctttccccctctccttccccccctccccatcccccatccctcccggCTCAGTCCTAGAACGCTACACATTCGACACCTCCCACTTCCCAACCTGgacaaccccctccatgGCCACCCACGCCCGGATCCTGCAAAAGGACTTCCGCTCCGAAGTCACCCGTGAGCCGTtactcaaccacccctcccttaacctcaccaacctcaacgaGCAATTCCGGGCTTGCCTCCTCAAGATGGCGCAGGCGATGGAGCGGTTGAGTCCGATACCAGAGGGATGCACGTTCACGCTAGCTGTAGAGCTGAAAGATGACGCTGCGGCTCCCATCGGTGTAAGTGAACTTTTTCCTTTGTCTAAATATGGTCGGTAATGGTGCTAATAACCGAGGCCAGCGCCATCAAGAATGGATCCCCTCAGAACCAACTGATCCTCCACCAGAGCCACAAGACAGAAAAGGCAAGGGGGGGTGCGTCACCTCAGTGGCATCCAGGGCAGAAACCGGGGTAGCAGCCAAAACTACACCAGTCAGGGTGGTAGAGGCTGGACCGCTGTGGTTTGAGTGCTGGGTTGAGGAGTCGAGGGCAAAGGTTGGGTTGATGGAATTTACGGCTGCGCAAGAGAGAGTGTGAGGGGTATGGCATGGGTTGTTTGTCCGTGTCTGGGACTTTCGGTTGGCGTTCAGGTTGCAAGTGTTCATTTGGCTTAGTGATACCCCCAGGACTGGAAAATAGAAACAGGTCCTCGTTTTATTATTACACGCACGCTATCTAATGTTTTCAGTAGCTCAGCAAATGCCTCACAATGGGCTGGAATAGATCACGCCCTCACAACTTGGGAGGCTGTTGTGTCCCGCCTCATAAGCAACCCCCGACTCACACCCAACATGACGAAAGACCCACAAAACTGGAAATCCAAAAAAAtccaaaaacatacaacaccgaggattccccagtggtcacccacctgagtactgatTCGGCTCTCAGCCATTTGACGagggcagagcggacgggatgccgtattttTAGCTGgatatggtcgtatgtgctAGTCAAGTTCAGAATTGGGGTCCATAGTGCGCTTTGCAACATCCCACTGGTATTGTCAGTCAGTGATGGTGAATAAACCACACCTACATGTTCACAAGTCATGATCAAAAGACACAACAAAACACTAATGGTCCATATTCCATCCCCCCTTTGGCCTCGCCAAATCTCTACCCTATATCCCTACAACAAttccaacaaaacaaaaaatacAAATCCTATCCCAATACAACAAACACCCCCAACGCCTCGCCTTGCAAGTGATGTCCCAACAAGTTTATCCCTTTCCCTCACCATTTTTTCATCTCCCCTGtaaccccctctcctcctttcaTATGTATTATTACCCGCCTCACATTAAGTATCCCCCCCCTGATGCCCCTCCCTCACACTccccttcaacacccccctcaaactaaccacctccctcttcaacctcgcattctccctcttcaccctccccatctcctccccctgctcCCTCAATCttcccaccagctcctccttcccctcctgcCCCTTCCCCTTGATCGCCTTTACAatcttccccaactccccatTAAACTTTTCATACAGCAGCTCATTCTCCGCCGTTGCCTCCTTATACAACTGATCAATCGCCTTGaccttcatctccatccccctcaGCGTGTCCTCCaagtccttctccagctgctgcttcctcTGCTCCAATTCTATCAGCGCCAGAGggaccttctcctccagagTCTTGACCGCAAGCGTCAACTTTCGAAAGTCAAGAGTAGATGAGCGGGGCAGCGACGACCCCCCTAGGCGCGCCATGTCCTCTTCTATGCGGGAGAGTTCCGACTTAAGCGAAGCGTCGACTTCGTCGAtggctttcttttctgtttgCAATCTCTCGCGGAGCTTCTGCGGGGATTGCAGACGGAGTCTTTGGCCTGGTGTGCTCGGCGTGCGGGGAATGCTGCTCGTCCCAGTGCCGGGTCTGACATTGGCGGGTGACTCGAGCGGCGGAGGAAAAATTGTCGCCCCTGGGATCCTCGAATTGGGCTTCAGGGTAGGGATCTGCGAAATGGCGATGGTTCTAGCACGCGCTCTGTCGTAGCTCGTCTTCCCTGAGTCTTCCTCTGACCCgtccccttctttttctgatGGGGTTTTTATATCGTGGTGGAGAATGGGATCGTTCTCCTTTTGTCGGGAGGAGCGGAAAGTGCTTGTGCTGCTGGATGGTGGCTGTGGACTGATGGGTATCCTGGACGGTGAGgctttggtgggggaggtggagacTCTCGAAAAAACCATTGACTGAGGACGGGGTGTGGAGTTGAACTTTTCGGCGGTCTGCTGCCTGCTGACACGAAGAGGCATAAGTTGTTCTTCTGGATCATCGATGTTGGCGGCAGCCAAAAGAGTTTTGAGGTCCGAGAGCGAGCTACGGCGCTTCTTTTTGACCAGTTTTGTCTCGGTCGGCTCGTCGTGCGGTTCACCAATGGTCTCGAGATACCGGTTAGAGCTACCCGGCCGGTGCTCAATGTCATCGAATGCCCCGGCAATAGGTGGCCTGTCCCTAGATGCTGGCCTCCGGAGCCTGCCCTGAGTAGGGAAGTTCAGGCTCATGTCAATGGACTTTGACCTGCTGTTTTTGCCAAGACTGGCACTCTCACCGGGCACAGGGGCCTTGCTGGCGTGCTTGCTCAACGTCCTCCACACCGAAGGCCGCTCATCATTCTTGCTGTTTTGGCGCAGCAGTGTGTCGAAACCAAACTTCCTGCGCAGCGACGACGTGTTGGATGTCACAGACCCCGACTGAGACTTGTGGCTCCGGCCGGTTGCGTGCAGCGACTCGAAAGATCTGTTGTTCATCAACATCTGCATGGTGACACTCAAGTGGTTCTCCTCAAAGATGCGatcgacatcctccaccattCTATCAAGGAGGTTGATATAGTTTGGTGCGGTGTCGTCGTCAACCAACAGTTCGGCAAAAGCAAGCGTCAAGGCGCCTCTGTCACCGTCATTGGAGCAGCCATCCAAGAGATCAGCCAGAAGCTTGATCAAAGCGGTGAATGCTCGTCGGTTTTGAGGGGCCATGTCGCTGAAAATAAACCTAACAAAATCTGCGAAATCCCCCACAACTTTCTTGGAGGCACGGATCTGCAGAGCTTCAAGCGCCTGCATGGTCATGATAGGCCCAATCTGCTCGCGCCAGGCGATGCGGACAAACTTTTCGAATGCGCAAAAGATCACCTCGGTGCCAAGCTCTTGGGCGGCTTCGAGGTCAAAGGGAAATTCGATCAATCGGTTGTAGAGGTCGTTGATAGCGAGCTCATCAGCCATTGATCTGTTAAGCAACGTGCGGCCGATGAAGTAGCCCTTCCGAGCCTGCATGTTGGCCACATATCCTGTAAATGTTTGCTCCAGGCGCACAAGAGGGTTTTCCggccgctcctcctccatggtGATACGAGGAATGCCCTGCTCTCTGGATGATACAGACGAGTTCAGTACAGTAGGTTCTCTGTCACGTTCTCTTTCTCGTTCCCTTTCCCGCTCCTTCTCTCTTTCGGACCGCATCCTGGCAGAGTTGGTCCTTCTGTGCTTCGACCCATTGACTGGTGTCGAATCGGTACCGTTGGATGACGCGCTGCTGTTTCCAGacaggaagctggagagcATCTTGACCGGCGATGACGAGAGGAATGATCTCGAACTGGCCTTCTCCACCTTCGGTGCCATGTTGATGGCCCGTATTACCTTGGTGTAATATGACACCAATGCGGGGACAAGCCTGGGGTTGGCTACACTGAATTGCGAGCTCAGCAACTGGACAATTCTTCGGGACAGGGTCGGGAGGAAGTCCTCCAGAGCAATGTCGTCGGTAAACCTTTTGCCATTGAGGCCAAT is a window from the Podospora pseudocomata strain CBS 415.72m chromosome 6, whole genome shotgun sequence genome containing:
- a CDS encoding hypothetical protein (EggNog:ENOG503NYWN; COG:U; COG:Y; BUSCO:EOG09260IU8), with translation MDAHLVRVLVDTQKPQEAPRKQAELELQHAQRNPDFPLALTRIGLSQQLAVGIRQASLSALRRFVEKNWQPEGNDPDHVPISDETKEYLKTTILNLAIAPEDEQDERKVKVSASLLISKIAVADFPHNWPNLLPTVLGIMPTGNDAQLHGALRILQDLVEEAITDEQFFSLARDIITACYEVALNVNRKSQHRALAVAVLRACFDLMEVVKDGHKKEVKAFADEVLSGWLPFMEQVVSSPLPDVANADNQPEEWYGPVALKIQVLKTLIKIKTVFGSLLLPQSPKFFTVTWQELKRLGPVYEALYVTSDSQSRLEDTDGLPYSVDVLVLDELDFLNQCMRASPVAKSLEAEIASHGSVHNTPWVLELMEILVRYGQVSQEEEGLWELDVSLYLAEETSVSSNYTARTACGDLLIKMGEWMGEDAFVGLYAFTKTLFVGEHPSWQKQEAALFLFISLFNDFYDCEKNIPLDMSHAWLELVNYAIRRQDLPMLRARGYLVAGALARTFEPALGLLDAVMTAMNQDESELVQVACVKAVEGFIIGGAPIEAQVPIIVAIQQFLESKDMSDLDDAEDLLVTLLDTLRSAFKMDYRIVLSPESKALDLVFLVVKHGAANLQVDGLVNDIFYELAERIQQIEDPALYTALCSKALPSITSTFDVANLTQDEPLVTIAAEILAVLLNFGVEPLPAGLVATVLPKVNRLLMSSDEAEVLRPAAEAVKYMLQHDHQQMFNYQDENGRSGLEVCLHIIDRLLGQNLEDNAAAEVGGVAAELVEKAGQERLGPFLQQLLQAVAQRLDSAQNVGLIQSLILVFARLSEVGAHDVVEFLSSININGQNGLQVVLTKWLENSVNFVGYEETARNIIALSKVYALNDPRVAQVQVRGQLIIPEGNRIRTRSQTKLQPDQYTIIPAPLKILKLLVDDLVTASGAQPASKVAAAAASQFADLDSDDGSEGWEDETNDLVNLGAAVSAGNFDFGDKVRNDETGEYLRVFFVKAAQENTANFQHWFELLSDEEKGKLRELAQ
- a CDS encoding hypothetical protein (COG:D; EggNog:ENOG503P318), with translation MVTMADESSFLPIDQSHILLTSFNTFLTVAIHNILFYRRLYPPETFLSARAYNLPVHQNRHPKVCTWITDAVSSVAAQLSSGKVYLIAVVIHSPLDPFPLSFPPSPSPIPPGSVLERYTFDTSHFPTWTTPSMATHARILQKDFRSEVTREPLLNHPSLNLTNLNEQFRACLLKMAQAMERLSPIPEGCTFTLAVELKDDAAAPIGRHQEWIPSEPTDPPPEPQDRKGKGGCVTSVASRAETGVAAKTTPVRVVEAGPLWFECWVEESRAKVGLMEFTAAQERV
- a CDS encoding hypothetical protein (EggNog:ENOG503NYRK; COG:S); the encoded protein is MVRVTEELALSPEHVTLYYASDPLMGHLPVLIFHGPSTTANYTLNSSRIQIHIYSPAGFVSFPRITVSPNSPFYSVVAHLPREFQGDEVCRGLAFGLYKYFSELPEAVKTYLKNAYSTRARRPGSAPAMFGEQHAADLAKAAVQAENTTEVVDILGDALQTQHIGCVDMDLVLPPGSIVPLGNADLEEVPEDEDDILDPTLRQYGGYNQIVKLFGEPVFLPTSKLRRAPSRPTSLNRSKSFSKNQKVELRMKMGELVDTEERYVLKLNELVNNIAVDFYKKAKERSAGSISPSEEEVERLFPKSAQAILEVNSAFMEELRRVMDESEEEAMKDMETPFPLTRLNSPNKAKDPSGALAMARLFLDWFPKFTECYQDYIRASQNFPKLLNNFLDQQSSFRQRVVQTGEQTIRSLLIEPVQRLPRYNLFIDQIVACLPITHPALQVLLRARDIITNICSMDDPLPDKPHVTHRLRTMVECWPADLEPQGRLILAVDFVELAAPYIDDDIPDRPGILLLFSDCVVILQKKGDSERTARDFLKEIDKPSPAGLLAAMTNAAGGQGSWEFAFTGWHSLADVRFTESIDGRLIWMTSTQEMKGAHAGEYFTSKAITTRCFLLREHYEGKAKKWTEDIVKARIEGRFSEKEREDPAWTLRSVKMQDAQFGLHAAVFQEGAHQLIEGRREPAPIRVVLDIENGTKGAPVGHYGVEIVTEVRCGDMKRISMNTIGLNGKRFTDDIALEDFLPTLSRRIVQLLSSQFSVANPRLVPALVSYYTKVIRAINMAPKVEKASSRSFLSSSPVKMLSSFLSGNSSASSNGTDSTPVNGSKHRRTNSARMRSEREKERERERERERDREPTVLNSSVSSREQGIPRITMEEERPENPLVRLEQTFTGYVANMQARKGYFIGRTLLNRSMADELAINDLYNRLIEFPFDLEAAQELGTEVIFCAFEKFVRIAWREQIGPIMTMQALEALQIRASKKVVGDFADFVRFIFSDMAPQNRRAFTALIKLLADLLDGCSNDGDRGALTLAFAELLVDDDTAPNYINLLDRMVEDVDRIFEENHLSVTMQMLMNNRSFESLHATGRSHKSQSGSVTSNTSSLRRKFGFDTLLRQNSKNDERPSVWRTLSKHASKAPVPGESASLGKNSRSKSIDMSLNFPTQGRLRRPASRDRPPIAGAFDDIEHRPGSSNRYLETIGEPHDEPTETKLVKKKRRSSLSDLKTLLAAANIDDPEEQLMPLRVSRQQTAEKFNSTPRPQSMVFSRVSTSPTKASPSRIPISPQPPSSSTSTFRSSRQKENDPILHHDIKTPSEKEGDGSEEDSGKTSYDRARARTIAISQIPTLKPNSRIPGATIFPPPLESPANVRPGTGTSSIPRTPSTPGQRLRLQSPQKLRERLQTEKKAIDEVDASLKSELSRIEEDMARLGGSSLPRSSTLDFRKLTLAVKTLEEKVPLALIELEQRKQQLEKDLEDTLRGMEMKVKAIDQLYKEATAENELLYEKFNGELGKIVKAIKGKGQEGKEELVGRLREQGEEMGRVKRENARLKREVVSLRGVLKGSVREGHQGGDT